A region from the Lentisphaera profundi genome encodes:
- a CDS encoding M18 family aminopeptidase, with amino-acid sequence MRDPQAEKLLDYIDSCPSPFHAVESAKKLLKSADFIQLDEADEWKLKAGAAYFVERSGGSIIAFRLPEIHRDVKFHIVGAHTDSPCFKMKPHPSGKMANYYQWGAETYGGLLKNSWLDRDLHLSGRLTLIINGEMTNKLISLDSYQFRIPQLAIHLDENRDALKLNAQQHLMPIFGLDHDKDLLQVILDDHKIKATVSDIAAFDLFLHDSQKSSFGGLNDEFIYAPRLDNLAMCHASLEALIASKPLSAVSMAALFDHEEVGSVSDRGACSNFLPAILERISLNLKGEREAYLAALSRSYMLSADMAHAVHPNYSERHDRDHYPLINHGPVIKHNANQRYATNSETAAYFNLLCQESGVPVQEFVSRNDCPCGSTIGPSVASNLGIKTVDVGNPMLSMHSIREMAGSKDHAKMIRVFEEFYCK; translated from the coding sequence ATGAGAGATCCCCAAGCTGAAAAATTGCTGGATTATATTGATTCCTGCCCCAGTCCTTTTCACGCAGTTGAGTCCGCTAAGAAATTATTAAAGTCCGCAGATTTTATTCAATTAGATGAAGCCGATGAATGGAAACTAAAAGCCGGTGCTGCCTATTTTGTGGAACGCTCAGGTGGAAGTATTATCGCTTTTCGTTTACCAGAAATTCACCGTGATGTGAAATTTCATATTGTGGGTGCCCATACCGATAGCCCTTGCTTCAAAATGAAGCCTCATCCAAGTGGAAAAATGGCCAATTACTATCAATGGGGAGCTGAAACTTACGGCGGCTTATTAAAGAATTCTTGGCTTGACCGCGATTTGCATTTGTCGGGTAGATTGACATTGATAATCAATGGAGAAATGACCAATAAGTTGATTTCTTTAGATTCTTATCAGTTTAGGATCCCACAGTTAGCGATTCATTTGGATGAGAATCGCGACGCCCTTAAGCTCAATGCTCAGCAACACCTCATGCCCATTTTTGGTCTTGACCATGATAAAGATTTACTCCAAGTTATTTTGGATGATCATAAAATTAAGGCCACCGTATCTGATATAGCCGCTTTTGATTTATTTTTGCATGATTCGCAAAAATCGTCTTTTGGTGGCCTCAATGATGAATTTATTTATGCCCCACGCTTAGATAATCTAGCTATGTGTCATGCTTCACTAGAAGCCTTAATAGCCTCTAAACCACTCTCGGCAGTTAGTATGGCCGCCTTATTTGATCACGAAGAAGTGGGCAGCGTTTCAGATCGCGGTGCTTGCTCGAATTTCCTGCCCGCAATTTTAGAACGTATTAGTCTAAACTTAAAAGGGGAACGTGAGGCTTACTTAGCTGCCTTAAGCCGTTCCTACATGCTTTCAGCAGACATGGCTCATGCAGTCCATCCCAATTACTCTGAAAGACATGACCGTGATCATTACCCACTGATTAATCATGGACCGGTTATTAAACATAATGCTAATCAGCGTTATGCCACTAATTCCGAAACAGCTGCTTATTTTAATTTACTTTGTCAAGAAAGTGGAGTTCCGGTACAGGAATTTGTGTCACGTAATGATTGCCCTTGTGGTTCGACTATCGGGCCAAGTGTGGCAAGTAATTTAGGAATCAAAACGGTTGATGTTGGCAACCCAATGTTATCAATGCATTCCATTCGGGAAATGGCAGGGTCAAAGGACCATGCTAAAATGATTAGAGTTTTTGAGGAGTTTTACTGCAAATGA
- a CDS encoding metallophosphoesterase family protein: protein MKSFLILVVLLQGLSFAAVDKIRVVWEENPDSDAIIVWNQISGEDATLHYDFFDHKNDAKAYSKSLKAQRVEEYAGMTNHYLNLKDLKSDTNYYFLIKDSEGQTERYYFRTAPNKPKAFRFIQGGDSRNNHKARQEGNRLVPKLNPLFISFGGDMTSSGKDEQWQAWLKDWELTYGQDGRIFPIVPTHGNHERQGYIQGIYGTKNRLVYYHFKLGGDLFSLFVLNSEIDAKGSQREWLLKELQKPKPTYRLASYHKPMRPHTKKKKEARHIYDAWANIFYVNKFDVLCENDSHVVKRTVAVRPSQEEGNDEGFVADPKGYVKIGEGCWGAPVRKPDDAKSWTIDIGSFNSFDVLDVSKKQISIRTIKFEGQEKVEYLNENDDVFALPKNLNIWQAKGGAEQVVKARK from the coding sequence ATGAAAAGCTTTTTAATCTTAGTCGTCTTACTGCAAGGTTTAAGTTTTGCCGCTGTTGATAAAATACGTGTTGTCTGGGAAGAAAACCCAGATAGCGACGCAATTATCGTTTGGAATCAAATTTCTGGAGAGGATGCCACTCTTCATTATGATTTCTTTGATCACAAAAATGATGCAAAAGCCTATTCCAAGTCACTAAAAGCGCAGCGAGTTGAAGAATATGCGGGTATGACTAATCACTACCTCAATTTGAAAGACCTCAAGAGTGATACAAACTATTACTTTCTTATTAAAGATAGTGAAGGCCAAACTGAGCGTTACTACTTTCGCACAGCACCAAACAAACCCAAAGCCTTTCGCTTTATTCAGGGTGGGGATTCGAGAAATAATCACAAAGCAAGACAAGAGGGTAATCGCTTAGTACCTAAACTCAATCCACTATTTATTTCTTTTGGTGGAGATATGACGAGTAGTGGTAAGGATGAACAATGGCAAGCTTGGCTTAAGGATTGGGAGCTCACTTATGGTCAAGATGGGCGAATTTTCCCCATAGTGCCAACTCATGGGAATCACGAGAGACAGGGCTATATCCAAGGTATCTATGGTACCAAAAACCGTTTGGTCTATTATCATTTTAAATTAGGCGGTGATCTTTTTTCTCTTTTTGTTTTGAATTCAGAAATTGATGCAAAAGGAAGTCAGAGAGAGTGGTTATTAAAAGAATTACAGAAGCCCAAGCCAACTTATCGTTTAGCCTCCTACCACAAACCGATGCGTCCACACACGAAAAAGAAAAAAGAGGCGCGTCATATTTATGATGCTTGGGCAAATATTTTCTATGTAAATAAATTCGATGTACTCTGTGAAAATGATAGTCACGTTGTGAAAAGAACTGTAGCCGTGAGACCAAGTCAAGAGGAAGGTAATGATGAAGGCTTTGTGGCGGATCCGAAAGGTTATGTAAAAATTGGAGAAGGTTGCTGGGGTGCACCTGTTCGAAAGCCGGATGATGCTAAGTCATGGACAATAGATATAGGGAGTTTCAATAGTTTTGATGTGTTGGACGTGAGCAAAAAACAAATCAGTATCCGCACAATTAAATTTGAGGGCCAAGAGAAAGTAGAGTATCTCAATGAAAATGATGATGTCTTCGCACTGCCTAAAAACTTAAATATATGGCAGGCAAAGGGAGGCGCTGAGCAAGTCGTAAAAGCAAGGAAATAA
- a CDS encoding RNA polymerase sigma factor: MTNSRHDDILRQAFTYRQILVSYAYALTCDWNFAQDAFQEALIALHHKVDELDSDRLLPWMKRVTRNKAVDLIRKQSRQNKVQEKMAELIDSYFDAKASSEDKLNSQAEHQALYSCMQNLRGDARQVILDFYHNKKSCIELAEKLSRSENALRLLLSRTRQTLRSCIKNKLELRS; encoded by the coding sequence ATGACGAACTCACGACACGATGACATATTACGCCAAGCTTTTACTTATCGGCAAATACTCGTTTCATACGCCTATGCTTTAACCTGCGATTGGAACTTTGCTCAAGATGCCTTTCAAGAAGCACTCATTGCGCTCCACCATAAAGTGGATGAACTCGATTCAGATAGACTCCTGCCTTGGATGAAGCGCGTCACTCGTAATAAAGCCGTAGATCTCATTCGCAAACAAAGTCGCCAAAACAAGGTTCAGGAAAAAATGGCTGAACTCATCGATTCTTATTTTGATGCCAAAGCTTCTTCTGAAGATAAACTCAACTCTCAGGCGGAACATCAGGCTCTTTATTCCTGTATGCAAAATCTACGCGGTGATGCTCGCCAAGTTATTTTAGATTTCTATCACAACAAAAAATCCTGTATTGAGCTAGCTGAGAAATTGTCTCGTAGCGAAAATGCTTTGCGCTTATTACTTTCACGCACACGACAAACACTGCGTAGCTGTATTAAAAATAAACTCGAGTTACGCTCATGA